The following are from one region of the Thiocapsa rosea genome:
- the cas3f gene encoding type I-F CRISPR-associated helicase Cas3f encodes MNVLLISQCTKNALTETRRILDQFAERRGDRTWQTPITQQGLDTLHRLLRKTARKNTAVACHWIRGKDHSELLWVVGDLRRFNADGGTPTNTTERNILRGEDENDWHTGELICLLVDLAGLLHDLGKAIDAFQSRLEGRLVGRNRIRHEWVSVRLFEAFVGDDDDAAWLARLASPTEADNDRWLKQLRKDGLDGAFDSPFKTLSRAPIAQALAWLVVTHHRLPELPREAVFQMSSLPGLLTQLQPAWNERAFDTSDREALGAYWHFTNGLPVTTDAWRQRASRIARRLSPFAPSSSVGTASESVLDNPFVMHLARLSLMLADHHYSSLEGAHPERIKVTPGNPLLANTCRKDGSPNQSLDEHLLGVARHGSQIARFLPRFEQHLPRVGRHKRLKQRARDERFRWQDKSFDLAGGMRERSREHGAFIVNMASTGCGKTLGNARIMYALADPAQGMRCVFALGLRTLTLQTGKAFRDMLGLGDDDLAIRVGGSAQAVGQFVRRRHFCGIIRSLLIKAVIPARAHSKRDNARLCRARRHPAAGRVTIWLDAQLPPALATCLASKFETKCLAVRDLGLRDSDDQAIFQAARDQGGVVIMSKDSDFVELALRLGPPPRILWLTGGNVTNTHLRRILAEVLPAASPNG; translated from the coding sequence ATGAATGTTCTGCTGATCTCCCAATGCACCAAGAACGCGCTTACCGAAACCCGCCGCATTTTGGATCAGTTCGCCGAGCGACGCGGCGACCGGACCTGGCAGACGCCGATCACCCAGCAGGGTTTGGACACCCTGCATCGCCTGCTGCGCAAGACCGCGCGCAAGAACACGGCGGTTGCGTGCCACTGGATTCGCGGCAAGGATCACAGCGAACTGCTCTGGGTGGTCGGCGATCTGCGCCGTTTCAATGCTGATGGTGGCACCCCGACCAACACGACCGAGCGGAATATCCTTCGCGGCGAGGACGAGAACGACTGGCATACCGGCGAGCTGATTTGCCTGCTGGTCGACTTGGCTGGACTGCTGCACGACCTCGGCAAAGCGATCGATGCTTTTCAATCAAGGCTGGAGGGACGGTTGGTCGGGCGTAACCGAATCCGGCATGAGTGGGTGTCGGTGCGTCTGTTCGAGGCGTTTGTCGGCGATGACGATGACGCCGCGTGGCTGGCCCGTTTGGCCTCGCCGACCGAGGCCGACAACGATCGCTGGCTGAAGCAGTTGCGCAAGGATGGCTTGGATGGCGCGTTCGATTCGCCGTTCAAGACGCTGAGTCGAGCGCCGATCGCACAGGCGCTGGCCTGGCTCGTCGTGACACACCACCGCCTCCCTGAGCTGCCGCGCGAGGCGGTTTTTCAGATGTCGTCGCTGCCCGGTCTCTTGACGCAACTCCAGCCGGCCTGGAACGAGCGCGCGTTCGACACCTCGGACCGCGAGGCGCTGGGGGCGTACTGGCACTTCACGAACGGTCTGCCCGTCACCACTGATGCCTGGCGCCAACGCGCCAGTCGCATTGCACGGCGCTTGTCACCTTTTGCGCCTTCTTCGAGTGTGGGAACCGCATCCGAGTCGGTACTGGACAACCCCTTTGTGATGCACCTCGCTCGGTTGAGCCTGATGCTCGCGGACCACCACTACTCCAGCCTCGAGGGCGCGCATCCGGAACGGATCAAGGTCACGCCAGGCAATCCGCTGTTGGCCAACACCTGTCGCAAAGACGGCAGTCCCAACCAGTCATTGGATGAACACCTGCTCGGCGTGGCCCGACACGGCTCCCAGATTGCCCGCTTCCTGCCTCGCTTCGAGCAGCACCTGCCGCGTGTCGGTCGGCACAAACGCCTGAAGCAGCGTGCACGGGACGAGCGCTTTCGGTGGCAAGACAAGTCGTTCGATCTGGCTGGCGGGATGCGCGAGCGCTCACGCGAGCATGGCGCATTCATCGTCAACATGGCTTCTACGGGTTGCGGCAAGACGCTCGGCAACGCCCGCATCATGTACGCGCTGGCCGATCCCGCCCAGGGCATGCGTTGCGTCTTCGCGCTGGGCTTGCGCACCTTGACGCTGCAAACCGGAAAGGCATTCCGTGACATGCTGGGACTGGGCGATGATGACCTCGCCATCCGGGTGGGGGGCTCGGCCCAGGCTGTCGGACAATTTGTTCGGCGAAGACACTTCTGTGGAATCATCCGATCACTCTTGATCAAGGCAGTCATCCCAGCACGAGCGCACTCAAAACGAGATAACGCCCGCCTTTGCAGAGCGCGTCGACATCCCGCGGCTGGTCGCGTGACGATCTGGCTTGATGCCCAGTTGCCGCCGGCCCTTGCAACCTGTCTGGCAAGTAAATTTGAAACCAAATGCCTGGCTGTCCGTGACCTGGGGCTGCGGGACAGCGATGACCAGGCGATCTTCCAAGCGGCTCGCGACCAGGGCGGTGTAGTTATCATGAGCAAGGATAGCGATTTCGTGGAGCTCGCATTGAGACTTGGTCCGCCACCTCGCATCCTCTGGCTCACCGGCGGCAATGTCACCAACACGCACCTGCGCCGTATCCTGGCAGAGGTGCTTCCGGCCGCATCACCGAATGGATGA
- a CDS encoding DUF6697 family protein: protein MFALGDCYTRQEVHGLIGGSVQSYLPTVQKRVVAGFVTPAFDPDAPQIVLAGRGPIIEGTADQLTRQGDAVPTFVKRRVNCWEYVGRYRVVRQTHDQAEILPYAQKANRVGDVTSVLFLHSAD from the coding sequence ATGTTCGCTCTCGGAGATTGTTACACACGGCAAGAGGTGCACGGACTGATCGGGGGCAGCGTGCAGTCGTACCTGCCCACGGTGCAGAAGCGCGTCGTGGCGGGTTTCGTCACCCCGGCGTTCGATCCGGATGCGCCGCAGATCGTCCTCGCCGGTCGGGGACCGATCATCGAAGGGACCGCAGACCAACTCACGCGCCAGGGGGATGCGGTCCCGACGTTCGTGAAGAGGCGCGTGAACTGTTGGGAATACGTTGGCCGTTACAGGGTCGTGCGGCAGACCCACGACCAAGCCGAGATTCTGCCGTACGCGCAAAAGGCGAACAGAGTCGGTGACGTCACCTCGGTTCTTTTCCTGCACAGCGCGGACTGA
- a CDS encoding DUF1810 domain-containing protein, protein MLRAGSELEAARRYAIRGLDEARAYLGHPVLGPRLVACAEAVLAVQGRSAREIFGTPDDLKLRSCVTLFAEVSPTVSVFRRVLEEYFGGEQDAMTLALLGYESGKALGAL, encoded by the coding sequence GTGCTGCGGGCTGGGTCGGAGTTGGAAGCGGCGCGGCGGTATGCGATCCGCGGTCTCGACGAGGCGCGGGCGTATCTCGGCCATCCGGTGCTCGGGCCTCGGTTGGTCGCGTGTGCCGAGGCGGTGCTCGCCGTTCAGGGGCGCTCGGCGCGAGAGATCTTCGGTACCCCGGATGATTTGAAGCTGCGTTCGTGTGTGACGCTGTTTGCGGAAGTGTCGCCGACGGTGTCGGTGTTTCGGCGGGTGTTGGAGGAGTATTTCGGGGGTGAGCAAGATGCGATGACGTTGGCGTTGCTCGGGTATGAGTCGGGCAAGGCATTAGGGGCGCTTTGA